A genomic segment from Aspergillus puulaauensis MK2 DNA, chromosome 1, nearly complete sequence encodes:
- the RPN1 gene encoding proteasome regulatory particle base subunit RPN1 (BUSCO:EOG09260JED;~COG:O;~EggNog:ENOG410PFH6;~InterPro:IPR002015,IPR016024,IPR011989,IPR016643, IPR040892,IPR041433;~PFAM:PF01851,PF17781,PF18051;~TransMembrane:2 (o782-799i811-828o);~go_component: GO:0000502 - proteasome complex [Evidence IEA];~go_function: GO:0030234 - enzyme regulator activity [Evidence IEA];~go_process: GO:0042176 - regulation of protein catabolic process [Evidence IEA]) — protein MAKEGERSAPADKGKGKVDDVKDIPGGKKDKPEDKTQANGKQKDDGPEEEELSEEDQQLKSELEMLVERLKEPDTSLYAPALDAIKNFIKTSTSSMTAVPKPLKFLRPHYDDLADLYDKWSAGATKDSLADTLSVLGMTYGDEEKLETLKYRLLAKSEDLGSWGHEYVRHLALEIGQEYQNRLNAEKDVQDLIDLALSLVPYFLGHNAEADAVDLLSELEIIEEIPRFVDENTYSRVCLYMVSMVNLLTYPEDQQFLRTAHEIYVRYKELTKAIVLAIRLNDVDLIKSDLNATSDQSLKKQMAFLISRQQIWLDQLGDDEEDQTFMDCLNNTSIPKHFKSLGKELNILDPIMPEDIYKTHLESSRGAGLTNVDSARHNLASAFVNGFANAGFGNDEMMLVEGDKGPWVWKTKDDGMLSTTASMGMLLHRDVEIGLDKIDKYTYATEDQIKAGALLSIGILNSGVRIDSDPALALLSDTDNLEAKNVPMRVAAIMGLGLAYAGSNKEELLEVLLPIVEDVSLDMQLSAMAAVSLGLIFVGSSNHQVSEAIATTLMDEERQKQLKDKWTRFMALGLALLYFGRQEEVDVILDILKAVDHPMAKPTSVLASVCAWAGTGTVLKLQELLHICNDVIEESDEKKGDELVQSYAVLGLSLIAMGEDVGQDMILRQFGHLMHYGASNIRKAVPLAMGLISPSNPQMKVYDTLSRYSHDNDNDVAVNAIFAMGLCGAGTKNSRLAQLLRQLASYYHRDQNTLFMVRIAQGLLHMGKGTMTLNPFHTDRQVLSRVSAAGLLTVLVSLIDAKQFILAEHHYLLYFLITAMYPRFLVTLDEDLQPLPVSVRVGQAVDVVGQAGRPKTITGWQTQSTPVLLSHGERAELEDEQYIPLSSTLEGLVILRKNPDWVEESST, from the exons ATGGCGAAGGAAGGCGAGCGGTCAGCTCCGGccgacaagggcaagggcaaggttgATGATGTCAAGGACATccctggaggaaagaaagacaagCCTGAAGACAAGACACAAGCCAACGGAAAACAGAAGGATGATGGCCCCGAGGAAG AGGAACTTAGTGAGGAGGATCAACAGCTAAAGAGCGAACTCGAGATGCTTGTGGAACGGTTAAAG GAACCAGATACCTCCCTTTACGCACCGGCCCTGGACGCCATCAAGAATTTTATCAAGACCTCCACCTCGTCTATGACGGCAGTCCCGAAACCTCTGAAATTCCTGCGACCACACTACGATGATTTGGCCGACCTCTACGACAAGTGGTCGGCCGGTGCGACAAAG GACTCTCTGGCGGATACGCTGTCTGTTCTTGGGATGACGTACGGTGACGAAGAGAAACTCGAAACGCTCAAATATCGGCTCCTTGCCAAATCCGAAGATCTCGGCTCGTGGGGCCACGAATACGTCAGACATCTTGCATTGGAAATCGGGCAGGAGTATCAAAACAGGTTGAATGCTGAGAAGGATGTGCAAGATTTGATCGATCTTGCGCTCTCCTTGGTCCCGTACTTCCTGGGCCATAATGCGGAAGCCGACGCGGTTGACCTGTTGAGTGAGCTTGAGATTATTGAGGAAATCCCTCGATTTGTTGATGAGAACACTTACTCAAGAGTTTGTTTGTATATGGTCAGCATGGTAAACCTCCTCACGTACCCTGAGGATCAACAATTCCTTCGCACGGCGCACGAGATCTATGTTCGCTATAAGGAACTCACAAAGGCCATCGTACTCGCGATCCGCCTCAATGATGTTGATCTCATCAAGAGCGATTTAAACGCGACGTCGGACCAGTCACTCAAAAAGCAGATGGCTTTCCTCATTTCCAGGCAACAAATTTGGCTCGACCAgctgggcgatgacgaggaagaccaAACTTTCATGGATTGCTTGAACAACACATCAATTCCCAAACACTTCAAGTCGCTCGGAAAAGAactcaacatcctcgaccCGATAATGCCAGAGGACATCTACAAGACACATTTGGAAAGCAGCCGAGGAGCAGGCCTCACAAATGTTGACTCTGCCAGGCACAACCTTGCAAGCGCTTTCGTCAACGGATTCGCGAACGCTGGATTTGGCAACGATGAGATGATGCTTGTTGAGGGTGATAAGGGTCCTTGGGTTTGGAAGACAAAGGACGACGGCATGTTGTCTACCACCGCCTCGATGGGTAtgctcctccatcgcgaTGTCGAAATTGGTCTGGATAAGATCGATAAGTACACCTACGCCACCGAGGACCAAATCAAGGCCGGTGCCTTACTGTCTATCGGTATCCTTAACTCAGGTGTGCGCATTGATTCAGACCCTGCATTGGCGCTTCTGAGCGACACCGACAATTTGGAGGCGAAGAATGTTCCCATGAGAGTTGCTGCGATCATGGGTCTTGGTCTAGCATACGCTGGTTCAAACAAGGAGGAACTTCTCGAAGTTCTGCTGCCTATTGTTGAGGATGTATCCCTAGACATGCAACTCTCTGCCATGGCAGCTGTTTCACTTGGTCTTATTTTCGTCGGCTCCTCAAATCATCAGGTCAGCGAGGCGATCGCCACCACCCTCATGGATGAAGAGCGCCAAAAGCAACTCAAGGATAAGTGGACTCGCTTCATGGCTCTTGGTCTAGCGCTCCTTTACTTCGGTCGCCAGGAGGAAGTTGACGTGATCCTCGATATTCTCAAAGCGGTCGATCACCCCATGGCCAAACCCACCTCTGTCCTCGCTTCCGTATGTGCTTGGGCGGGTACCGGCACTGTCCTAAAGCTGCAGGAGCTTCTTCACATTTGCAACGACGTCATCGAGGAAAGTGACGAAAAGAAGGGCGATGAGCTTGTCCAATCTTATGCCGTGTTGGGATTGTCACTGATTGCCATGGGAGAAGATGTTGGACAAGACATGATCCTCAGACAGTTCGGCCACTTGATGCACTACGGCGCCAGCAACATCCGAAAAGCCGTTCCCCTTGCCATGGGGCTGATTAGCCCTAGCAACCCCCAGATGAAGGTGTACGATACGTTATCCAGATACAGTCACGACAACGACAATGATGTGGCGGTCAATGCCATCTTTGCCATGGGTCTCTGCGGTGCTGGTACAAAGAACTCGCGTCTGGCACAGCTTCTGAGGCAATTGGCCAGCTATTATCATCGCGATCAGAATACACTGTTCATGGTCCGCATTGCTCAGGGTCTACTGCACATGGGCAAGGGCACCATGACACTCAACCCATTCCACACCGATCGCCAGGTGCTAAGCCGAGTATCGGCTGCTGGTCTGCTTACCGTGCTCGTGTCATTGATCGATGCAAAGCAATTCATTCTCGCCGAACACCACTACCTCCTTTACTTCCTCATCACTGCCATGTACCCACGATTCCTTGTCACGCTTGACGAGGACCTTCAGCCCCTTCCCGTCAGTGTCCGCGTGGGtcaggctgttgatgttgttgggcaGGCAGGTCGCCCCAAGACGATTACCGGCTGGCAGACACAGAGCACACCAGTGCTGCTTTCTCATGGTGAGCGAGCGGAGCTAGAGGATGAGCAGTACATCCCTCTCAGCAGCACCCTGGAAGGCCTGGTTATCTTGCGCAAG AATCCTGACTGGGTAGAAGAAAGCTCCACCTAA
- a CDS encoding protein kinase RIO2 (BUSCO:EOG09262KVB;~COG:T;~EggNog:ENOG410PFZS;~InterPro:IPR000687,IPR036388,IPR018935,IPR036390, IPR015285,IPR030484,IPR011009;~PFAM:PF01163,PF09202;~go_function: GO:0004672 - protein kinase activity [Evidence IEA];~go_function: GO:0004674 - protein serine/threonine kinase activity [Evidence IEA];~go_function: GO:0005524 - ATP binding [Evidence IEA];~go_process: GO:0006468 - protein phosphorylation [Evidence IEA]): protein MKLDPKAIRYLTSEDFRVLAAVEQGSKNHEIVPTPLIAQISGLRGGSGVNRSISTLAKTNLIAKVKNAKYDGYRLSYGGLDYLALNAHQKQKCIYSVGNQIGVGKESDIIVVANHKGTQRILKIHRLGRISFRTVKTNRDYLRNRSTGSWMYMSRLAAMKEYAFMKALGENGFSVPEPIAQNRHTIVMSLIDAFPLRQISKVPDPALLYSELMDMILRLARYGLIHGDFNEFNILIKEVEDPEAKGKGKARDEQSEEDDENLKLIPVLIDFPQMVSIDHANAEMYFDRDVNCIKRYFQRKFHFVSDVPGPFFSEAKKQLLKNPAKRLDVEVEASGFSRKMARELEKYMKEVGADGDNKEDDEGAESEEEDSEGSESENDNTGNQSDTEDKKDVIVSEDSQRDGLDESSQKMKELHVS from the exons ATGAAGCTCGATCCCAAGGCCATCCGCTACCTGACTTCAGAAGACTTCCGTGTGCTTGCAGCA GTCGAACAAGGAAGCAAAAACCATGAAATTGTACCGACTCCATTGATCGCACAGATTTCCGGCCTGCGAGGTGGCAGCGGTGTGAACCGCTCAATTTCCACCCTTGCAAAGACAAACCTGATTGCGAAAGTGAAGAACGCTAAAT ACGATGGATATCGACTCTCATACGGCGGTCTTGATTATTTGGCCCTCAATGCTCACCAAAAGCAAAAATGCATATACTCCGTCGGCAACCAGATTGGCGTCGGAAAAGAATCGGACATTATCGTTGTTGCGAATCATAAGGGGACACAGCGAATTCTGAAAATCCATCGACTTGGCCGTATTTCGTTCCGAACAGTGAAGACCAACCGCGACTACCTGCGGAATCGAAGCACGGGATCATGGATGTATATGTCGCGTTTGGCCGCGATGAAGGAATACGCCTTCATGAAAGCATTGGGGGAGAACGGGTTTTCAGTACCGGAGCCTATTGCCCAGAACAGACACACGATCGTGATGAGTTTAATCGATGCCTTTCCGCTGCGGCAAATCTCGAAGGTTCCCGATCCGGCTCTATTATATTCTGAATTAATGGATATGATTCTGCGATTGGCTCGTTATGGATTGATTCACGGAGATTTCAACGAATTCAACATTCTAATCAAGGAGGTCGAGGATCCGGAAGCAAaagggaaggggaaggcgCGCGATGAGCaaagcgaggaagacgacgaaaaCCTCAAACTAATCCCGGTATTGATCGATTTTCCGCAGATGGTATCCATTGACCATGCCAATGCTGAAATGTATTTCGATCGCGACGTGAACTGCATCAAGCGATACTTTCAACGGAAGTTCCACTTCGTGAGCGATGTACCAGGGCCATTCTTCTCTGAGGCGAAGAAACAGTTGTTAAAAAACCCTGCCAAGAGACTTGATGTTGAAGTGGAGGCTTCTGGATTCTCACGAAAAATGGCGCGCGAACTTGAAAAATACATGAAGGAAGTTGGTGCTGACGGAGACAATaaggaagacgatgaaggcgccgagagcgaggaggaagattcaGAGGGATCAGAGTCGGAGAATGACAACACTGGAAATCAAAGCGACACAGAAGACAAAAAGGACGTAATAGTCTCCGAGGATTCACAACgcgatggcctggatgagAGTTCTCAAAAAATGAAGGAGTTGCATGTGTCGTGA
- a CDS encoding mitochondrial 54S ribosomal protein uL23m (BUSCO:EOG09264HX6;~COG:J;~EggNog:ENOG410PRXZ;~InterPro:IPR012677,IPR012678,IPR013025;~PFAM:PF00276;~go_component: GO:0005840 - ribosome [Evidence IEA];~go_function: GO:0003735 - structural constituent of ribosome [Evidence IEA];~go_process: GO:0006412 - translation [Evidence IEA]) has product MVRKWSKFLAKPAGWLPPNAPLSQRKQIYLPNFTVALIRTPFLPPRYASFYVPLNFNKLDMRDYLQRLYGVGVLSVRSYVEQQKVTRLRPQGKYGYGKLRRPTSKKRMTVEMKEPFVWPEAPESMDAWEKDQFFKAAKYQDQIQKAQRPDAGMQPDKESREAFDAEAKKLLSGEKPWRPTWQALGLSYDRPSVGSAKGPFSGSS; this is encoded by the exons ATGGTCCGAAAATGGTCCAAGTTCCTTGCGAAGCCCGCCGGCTGGCTCCCGCCGAACGCACCACTCTCACAACGCAAACAGATATACCT TCCCAACTTCACAGTCGCTCTCATCCGAACGCCCTTCCTCCCGCCCCGATATGCCTCGTTCTACGTCCCCTTGAATTTCAACAAGCTCGATATGCGCGACTACCTACAACGTTTATACGGAGTTGGCGTTCTGAGTGTACGTAGCTATGTCGAGCAACAGAAGGTCACACGCCTCAGACCACAAGGAAAATATGGATACGGAAAGTTACGACGACCGAcctcgaagaagaggatgactgttgagatgaaggagccgTTCGTTTGGCCCGAGGCTCCGGAGAGCATGGATGC GTGGGAGAAGGACCAATTCTTCAAGGCCGCAAAATACCAAGATCAGATCCAGAAGGCTCAACGACCAGACGCGGGGATGCAGCCGGACAAGGAGTCTCGTGAGGCGTTTGACGCGGAGGCCAAGAAGTTGCTGAGCGGCGAGAAGCCATGGAGACCTACGTGGCAGGCTTTGGGATTGAGTTATGACAGACCGTCAGTCGGATCGGCTAAGGGACCTTTTTCGGGGAGCTCATAA